One window from the genome of Acidihalobacter ferrooxydans encodes:
- a CDS encoding MipA/OmpV family protein: MRRILTILCLGLLPALAEAGTNGKPLWELGAGTYLLSLPAYPGATEYQTYLLPFPFVIYRGQFLRADRHGIRGVFFASPRLSLSLSATASPPVSSAHVPIRRGMPNLQPTFEVGPQLKLHLYRTPQATLDLRLAIRSVQTLRLTQIGWVAAPYLNLNLPDWRDSGWNLGLALGPDFGDRGYHRYFYDVAPQYATANRPTYRAPAGYSGTNLYLAANRRFGRFWVGGFLHYDSLQGAVFEHSPLVRTRRYLSAGVGVAWIFAQSTQRAAPAAAHAAR, encoded by the coding sequence ATGCGCCGCATCCTGACCATACTCTGCCTCGGGCTGCTGCCCGCGCTCGCCGAGGCCGGCACAAACGGCAAACCCCTGTGGGAACTCGGCGCCGGCACTTACCTGCTCTCACTGCCCGCCTACCCCGGCGCGACCGAGTACCAGACCTATCTCCTGCCGTTCCCCTTCGTCATCTATCGCGGGCAGTTCCTGCGCGCCGACCGCCACGGCATCCGCGGCGTGTTCTTCGCATCCCCGCGCCTCAGCCTCAGCCTCAGCGCCACCGCCTCGCCGCCGGTCTCCAGCGCGCACGTCCCCATTCGCCGCGGCATGCCGAACCTGCAACCCACGTTCGAAGTCGGCCCCCAACTCAAGCTGCACCTTTACCGCACCCCGCAGGCCACCCTCGACCTGCGCCTGGCGATCCGCTCCGTACAGACCCTCAGGCTCACGCAGATCGGCTGGGTCGCCGCACCGTACCTCAACCTTAACCTGCCCGACTGGCGCGACAGCGGCTGGAATCTCGGCCTGGCCCTGGGGCCGGATTTTGGCGACCGCGGTTACCACCGCTATTTTTACGACGTCGCCCCGCAATACGCGACCGCCAACCGCCCCACCTACCGCGCCCCGGCCGGCTATAGCGGCACCAACCTCTATCTGGCCGCCAACCGCCGCTTCGGTCGGTTCTGGGTCGGCGGCTTCCTGCACTACGACTCCCTGCAAGGCGCCGTCTTCGAACACTCGCCCCTGGTCCGCACCCGCCGCTATCTTTCGGCAGGCGTCGGCGTGGCCTGGATCTTCGCCCAATCGACCCAGCGCGCCGCACCCGCCGCGGCGCATGCAGCCCGATGA